The proteins below are encoded in one region of Maribacter aestuarii:
- a CDS encoding SusC/RagA family TonB-linked outer membrane protein, whose protein sequence is MKKKCIWLFMLFLTGMTWANAQKKTVTGNVTDEEGVPLPGVNILVKGTTTGIQTDFDGNYAIQVSEGQVLVFSYIGQRTEERTVGSDDVINVTMVEDAQALQEVVVTAQGIVREKRSLGYAVTTVEAEAVEARPEADIGRVLSGKVAGVNITANNGLSGSGTNIIIRGFSSATQSNQPLFIVDGIPFNSDTNTQSNFLDGNTESSRFLDIDPNAIESVSVLKGLSATVLYGNRGRNGVILITTKGSMTGDAPSKTEVSLTQSVFLSNAILPDYQDNYGGGFHQGFGYFFSNWGPRFDRTDDDGIANAAQFVGGSPNGTAILRHPFNFIADPTLIAGFEDLLDDPYPYKPYNGVEEFFRTGYVYSTSVNIRGGSEKVSFNANYGRTEDIGFTPGNNLIRNNFSIGGNARLSNKLTASGVFNFVRTGFKSPPNAVSTGSGAAFNGGAIFGDILYTPRSVDLTNLPFQAADGRSLYYRSGNDIQNPYWTVANSKTSQDTERFIGNMSLSYEFNDWMNLTYRLGLDSYTELNSYGQNKGGVDGPVLGILRTSAARNSIFNHDLILSADKNLSDDLNLKATLGLNSRRDTFSRDGLESTGQLVFGVLEHFNFTTPSAINSFSGIPINRDFEENLVGVYLDATLSYKDYIYLNAVARNDWSSTLETENNSILYPGASVSFIPTEAFEGIQGNALNYLKLRFGYGSSAGFPTPFNTRDVLTLGARNFIDSNGNVISGNTVSNTLGNRNLKAERIGELELGMDFRLFNRLNFNVSLYEKTTKDLITQQTLDSSTGFTNTFVNIGGIRSQGVEVDYDLDIIKNQGNGLRFNLAGNFTTNETIVTDLAEGTNNILLTFAVAGEAANYAVEGRPFGVFLGSTFLRDANGNRIVGGNGRYLVDNTISEIGDPNPDWTTAVIPSISYKGLTFSANLSYRHGGDIYSLTAASLIGRGTVDADNPIDREANYILPGVFADGTPNNVAISSTEVGFNTFFGGDINELSVFDGSTIRLQEASLGYSIPKKLLEKTPFGALSFTLSGQNLWFKALNFPSNLNYDTNASSAGVGNGQGIDYITGPSARRYGFTVRASF, encoded by the coding sequence ATGAAAAAAAAATGTATTTGGTTGTTCATGCTTTTCCTAACGGGAATGACTTGGGCTAACGCACAAAAAAAAACTGTAACCGGTAATGTGACGGACGAAGAAGGCGTGCCTCTACCGGGTGTAAACATCTTGGTAAAAGGGACAACCACAGGAATTCAAACCGATTTTGATGGAAATTATGCCATTCAGGTTTCCGAAGGTCAGGTCTTGGTCTTTTCCTATATAGGTCAGCGAACAGAGGAACGCACCGTAGGATCGGATGACGTAATTAATGTAACCATGGTAGAGGATGCCCAGGCTTTACAGGAGGTCGTAGTTACGGCACAAGGTATTGTTAGGGAGAAACGGTCATTAGGATATGCCGTTACTACAGTCGAAGCCGAGGCTGTGGAAGCAAGGCCTGAGGCAGACATAGGACGAGTTCTCAGTGGCAAGGTTGCTGGTGTAAATATCACGGCAAATAACGGACTATCAGGTTCTGGAACCAATATTATTATTCGGGGTTTCTCATCTGCAACGCAATCTAATCAACCCTTATTTATAGTTGACGGAATACCTTTTAATTCCGATACAAACACCCAATCCAATTTCTTAGATGGTAATACGGAATCTAGCCGATTTTTGGACATTGATCCAAATGCTATCGAATCCGTTAGCGTACTAAAGGGTCTAAGTGCTACCGTGCTTTACGGTAATAGAGGGCGCAATGGTGTAATTCTTATAACGACAAAAGGATCTATGACCGGAGACGCACCCAGTAAAACGGAGGTCTCCCTAACACAGTCCGTATTTCTTTCCAATGCGATATTACCTGATTATCAAGATAATTATGGCGGTGGTTTTCATCAAGGCTTTGGTTATTTCTTCAGTAATTGGGGACCTAGGTTTGACAGAACCGATGATGATGGTATTGCCAACGCAGCGCAATTTGTAGGAGGATCGCCCAACGGAACGGCTATTTTAAGACATCCGTTTAATTTCATAGCCGACCCAACCTTAATAGCTGGATTTGAAGATTTACTGGATGACCCATACCCCTACAAACCATATAATGGTGTAGAGGAGTTTTTTAGGACAGGATATGTTTATAGTACCTCTGTGAATATTAGAGGGGGTTCGGAAAAAGTAAGTTTCAACGCCAATTACGGCAGGACCGAGGATATTGGGTTTACGCCCGGCAACAATCTAATAAGGAATAATTTCAGTATCGGGGGAAATGCCAGGTTATCTAATAAGCTTACGGCTTCTGGTGTTTTTAATTTTGTCAGAACAGGTTTTAAATCCCCTCCCAATGCGGTTAGTACAGGTAGTGGTGCTGCATTTAATGGAGGAGCAATTTTTGGGGATATTCTTTACACCCCTAGAAGTGTGGATTTAACCAATCTTCCTTTCCAAGCAGCCGATGGAAGAAGTCTTTACTACAGATCCGGTAATGATATTCAGAATCCCTATTGGACCGTAGCAAACTCCAAAACATCTCAGGACACGGAGCGCTTTATTGGCAATATGTCTTTAAGCTATGAGTTTAATGATTGGATGAACCTTACCTATAGATTAGGGTTGGATAGTTACACAGAACTTAATAGCTATGGACAAAACAAAGGTGGTGTTGACGGACCCGTTTTAGGTATCTTACGAACATCGGCAGCAAGAAACAGTATTTTTAATCATGATTTGATTTTAAGTGCGGACAAAAACTTATCCGACGATTTAAACCTCAAGGCTACCTTGGGCTTGAACAGCAGAAGAGATACTTTCTCAAGAGATGGTCTTGAAAGTACTGGACAGTTGGTTTTTGGAGTTCTAGAACATTTTAATTTTACAACACCTTCTGCCATTAATTCATTTTCTGGAATTCCAATTAATAGGGATTTCGAAGAAAATTTAGTTGGTGTTTATTTGGATGCGACGCTGTCCTATAAAGATTATATTTATTTAAACGCGGTAGCTCGTAATGACTGGTCTTCAACTTTGGAAACAGAAAATAATTCTATTCTATATCCTGGAGCCAGTGTATCATTTATTCCTACGGAAGCATTTGAAGGCATTCAGGGAAATGCACTTAATTATCTCAAACTTAGATTTGGATATGGTTCCTCGGCCGGTTTCCCAACCCCTTTCAACACAAGGGATGTACTCACTTTGGGAGCAAGAAATTTCATTGACAGCAATGGAAATGTCATTTCTGGAAATACAGTTTCGAATACGCTAGGAAACAGAAACTTGAAAGCTGAACGTATTGGCGAACTAGAACTAGGGATGGACTTTAGACTTTTTAACCGGCTTAACTTTAATGTAAGTCTTTACGAAAAGACTACAAAAGACCTAATCACACAGCAAACTCTGGATAGCTCAACTGGCTTTACGAACACATTTGTGAATATCGGGGGAATAAGATCTCAAGGTGTGGAAGTTGATTACGACTTGGACATCATCAAAAACCAAGGGAATGGTTTGAGGTTTAATTTAGCCGGTAACTTTACTACCAATGAAACCATAGTTACTGATTTAGCTGAAGGCACTAATAATATTCTTCTAACGTTTGCAGTAGCGGGAGAAGCCGCGAACTATGCAGTAGAGGGCAGACCGTTTGGTGTCTTTTTAGGGTCAACCTTTCTTAGGGACGCTAATGGGAATAGAATTGTAGGTGGTAATGGACGTTATTTGGTAGACAATACCATTTCTGAAATTGGTGATCCAAATCCTGATTGGACTACTGCGGTAATACCTTCTATATCTTATAAAGGTCTAACGTTTTCTGCAAATTTATCCTATAGGCATGGTGGGGACATTTACTCTCTAACCGCTGCATCTTTAATTGGTCGTGGTACCGTAGATGCAGATAACCCTATAGATCGCGAAGCCAACTATATACTTCCAGGAGTATTTGCGGATGGTACGCCCAATAACGTAGCAATCTCCTCAACAGAGGTCGGTTTTAATACTTTTTTTGGAGGGGATATTAACGAACTTAGTGTTTTTGACGGTTCTACCATAAGGCTTCAAGAAGCCTCTTTGGGATACTCTATTCCTAAAAAATTGCTAGAAAAGACTCCATTCGGAGCACTTTCTTTTACACTTTCCGGACAAAACCTATGGTTTAAGGCTTTAAACTTTCCGAGCAACCTTAATTATGACACTAACGCCTCTAGCGCTGGTGTGGGTAACGGACAGGGAATTGATTATATCACTGGACCATCCGCACGCAGATATGGTTTTACCGTAAGGGCAAGTTTCTAA
- a CDS encoding Lrp/AsnC family transcriptional regulator — MDIKIDEINWKILQRLQENARESFANIGRGIGLTAPAVAERVKKMEDYGILEKYTAKVSHSLTGHQLKAIITLKAFMGKLMPFLAMVNTLEEVVNCYRITGNENIIMEVVLKDQFHLEKFIDKLIQYGETRTSIVLSQVISDAPLHRLKN; from the coding sequence TTGGATATTAAAATAGACGAAATAAACTGGAAAATTCTACAGCGACTTCAAGAGAACGCTCGGGAATCCTTTGCCAATATCGGAAGGGGAATTGGCCTTACTGCACCAGCTGTAGCGGAGCGGGTAAAAAAAATGGAGGATTACGGAATTTTGGAAAAGTATACGGCAAAGGTCTCCCATTCGCTAACAGGGCATCAGTTAAAGGCAATAATTACGCTAAAGGCTTTTATGGGTAAATTGATGCCATTTTTAGCTATGGTAAACACATTAGAAGAAGTGGTTAATTGCTACAGGATTACTGGTAACGAAAACATTATTATGGAGGTGGTTTTGAAAGATCAGTTTCATCTGGAAAAATTTATTGATAAATTAATTCAATATGGAGAAACGAGGACAAGTATCGTGCTATCTCAAGTTATTTCAGATGCCCCTCTTCACAGGCTTAAAAATTAG
- a CDS encoding AraC family transcriptional regulator, which translates to MKNIRILITFLLLGSYLYPIPPIEFKEIKNKHVQFSAEENLEKAENLFIERRFPEAIETYKEVLAKSTNDNPVILKKVAQSYSALHNAQQSVSYLEDYLKSDFNTRILDDSSFDTIRDTAEFEKITTKYSPYFSVWSFMYLYVALIGFYIAIVLQFNKKVDWIAKILISSFIFIHSFFIFHICLNITNYQYHFPHSYLMSTVFSFLYGPLLYFYFRRITQKYRFRKLDLLHLIPTALFIIYIFPTYSLSSDAKLELMLERAQSGLNPGDSPDVVILVILKLISLMVYGFFIRKLYLEAKHKNEFHNKANRIWQRNIYVIHVAYIFCYAGYGILISNHIISGFLYHSQVICMALMVMYIGYCASVQPRVFSGSLTFDKIFFKYEKSGLTESLSKELMENLIRLFDEEKIYKENDINLEKLADRLNTTRHNASQVINEHFKMNFHELVNKYRINEAKQIFETDSHWNLNIIDVAYEVGYNNKVTFNKAFKKDTQVTPSEYQRMALEV; encoded by the coding sequence ATGAAAAATATAAGAATCTTAATCACATTCTTACTTTTAGGCAGTTATCTTTATCCTATTCCGCCGATAGAGTTTAAGGAAATCAAGAATAAACATGTCCAGTTTTCTGCTGAAGAAAACCTGGAGAAAGCCGAGAATTTATTCATAGAAAGAAGGTTTCCCGAAGCTATAGAAACCTACAAAGAAGTTCTAGCGAAGAGTACAAATGATAACCCTGTAATCTTAAAAAAAGTTGCCCAAAGTTATTCTGCGCTTCATAATGCCCAACAAAGTGTTAGTTATCTTGAGGATTATCTAAAATCGGATTTTAATACCCGTATACTGGATGATTCCTCCTTTGATACTATAAGGGATACAGCAGAATTTGAAAAAATCACCACCAAATATAGCCCTTACTTTAGCGTATGGTCTTTCATGTACCTCTATGTAGCTTTAATCGGCTTTTATATAGCTATTGTTCTTCAGTTCAATAAAAAAGTTGATTGGATAGCAAAAATCCTCATCAGCAGTTTCATTTTCATTCATTCGTTCTTCATTTTTCATATTTGCCTTAACATTACCAATTATCAATATCACTTTCCTCACTCCTACTTGATGTCAACGGTCTTTTCCTTTTTGTACGGGCCTTTATTATATTTTTATTTTAGAAGGATTACCCAAAAATATCGGTTTAGGAAATTAGACCTACTCCATCTAATTCCAACTGCACTGTTTATCATATATATATTTCCAACCTATTCACTTTCCAGCGATGCCAAACTTGAATTAATGTTGGAACGTGCCCAAAGCGGTCTTAATCCCGGAGATTCCCCTGATGTCGTTATTTTAGTAATCCTAAAGCTGATTTCCTTAATGGTTTATGGTTTCTTCATCAGAAAATTATATTTGGAAGCCAAACATAAGAATGAGTTTCATAACAAGGCAAATCGCATCTGGCAACGCAATATTTATGTCATTCACGTAGCTTATATATTTTGCTATGCCGGATATGGAATTCTCATAAGCAACCACATAATTTCTGGGTTCCTGTACCATTCCCAAGTAATCTGTATGGCATTGATGGTGATGTACATTGGCTATTGCGCCAGCGTGCAACCTAGGGTTTTTAGTGGGTCCTTGACTTTTGATAAGATTTTTTTCAAATATGAAAAATCAGGACTTACGGAAAGTTTGTCAAAAGAGCTGATGGAAAACTTAATAAGGTTGTTTGATGAGGAAAAAATATATAAGGAAAACGATATTAACCTAGAAAAATTAGCTGATCGTTTAAATACCACAAGACACAATGCCTCACAAGTCATCAATGAACATTTTAAAATGAATTTTCATGAGTTGGTGAATAAATACCGAATCAACGAAGCAAAGCAAATATTTGAAACCGATAGTCATTGGAATTTAAATATTATAGATGTAGCCTATGAGGTAGGTTACAACAATAAGGTAACTTTTAACAAGGCCTTTAAAAAAGACACCCAAGTCACCCCTAGCGAATACCAAAGAATGGCATTGGAAGTATAG
- a CDS encoding alpha/beta fold hydrolase, giving the protein MLNYTKYKHDSSETWVTFVHGAGGSSSIWFKQVREFKNHFNVLLLDLRGHGDSKPNLKAAFDDQYTFDSITNDILEVIDYEGIEKSHFIGISLGTILIRNLAEKYPHRVESMIMGGAIMKLNLRSQILMRVGVIFKSVVPYIWLYKFFAFVIMPNRNHRESRLLFVREAKKLYQKEFIRWFKLTSEINPLLRFFRSADIKIPTLYVMGEEDYLFLPTIRKIATSHNNSHLFIIEDCGHVVNVEQPQLFNRMVIGYLVGIEGR; this is encoded by the coding sequence TTGCTAAACTATACCAAATACAAACATGATAGTTCTGAAACTTGGGTAACCTTCGTCCATGGAGCCGGGGGCAGTTCCTCCATATGGTTTAAGCAAGTTAGGGAGTTCAAGAACCACTTTAATGTACTGCTTTTGGATTTAAGGGGGCATGGAGATTCCAAACCCAATTTGAAAGCCGCTTTTGACGATCAATACACCTTTGATTCCATCACCAATGACATTTTAGAGGTAATAGATTACGAAGGAATAGAAAAATCGCATTTTATCGGTATTTCTTTGGGAACTATTCTGATTAGAAATTTGGCGGAAAAATATCCCCACCGTGTAGAAAGCATGATTATGGGAGGTGCGATTATGAAATTAAATTTAAGGTCTCAAATCTTGATGCGCGTCGGTGTTATTTTCAAATCTGTTGTGCCCTATATATGGCTCTACAAATTTTTTGCATTTGTTATAATGCCAAACAGGAATCATAGAGAATCTCGTCTACTGTTTGTTCGGGAAGCCAAAAAGCTATACCAAAAGGAGTTCATCAGGTGGTTTAAGCTTACTTCGGAAATTAATCCATTATTGCGTTTCTTTAGATCCGCCGATATCAAAATCCCTACCCTTTATGTTATGGGAGAGGAAGACTATCTTTTTTTACCTACTATTCGAAAGATTGCGACCTCGCATAATAATTCACACTTATTTATTATAGAGGATTGTGGTCACGTTGTAAACGTAGAGCAGCCCCAACTTTTTAATAGAATGGTTATTGGATACCTAGTGGGAATAGAAGGGAGGTGA
- the pyrF gene encoding orotidine-5'-phosphate decarboxylase, whose product MTTQELIAQIKKKKSFLCVGLDTDLDRIPKHLLNEEDPIFSFNKGIIDATHHLCVAYKPNTAFYEAYGVKGWSALEKTITYLNEKYPEIFTIADAKRGDIGNTSTRYAKAFFEDLDFDSITVAPYMGRDSVEPFLEFKNKHTILLALTSNAGALDFQTKKIQNSELYKEVLKTSLSYKGAENLMYVVGATKAEYLKEIRQIIPDNFLLVPGVGAQGGSLQDVCKYGLNSDIGLLINSSRGIIYASGETDYADAAKQNAQDLQMQMEKELAKVG is encoded by the coding sequence ATGACCACACAAGAATTAATAGCTCAAATTAAAAAGAAAAAGTCTTTCCTGTGTGTAGGTCTGGACACTGATTTGGACCGGATTCCCAAGCACCTTTTAAATGAGGAAGACCCTATTTTTTCTTTTAACAAAGGTATCATCGACGCTACCCATCATTTATGCGTAGCCTATAAACCGAATACTGCCTTCTACGAAGCCTACGGAGTTAAAGGTTGGTCTGCATTGGAGAAGACCATTACCTATTTAAACGAAAAATATCCGGAAATCTTTACCATTGCAGATGCAAAACGTGGAGATATAGGTAATACTTCTACCAGATATGCCAAGGCATTTTTTGAAGACTTGGATTTTGATTCCATTACTGTAGCTCCTTATATGGGGAGGGATTCCGTAGAACCATTTTTGGAATTTAAAAATAAGCATACCATTTTATTGGCACTTACATCGAATGCGGGTGCTTTGGACTTTCAAACTAAAAAAATACAAAATTCGGAATTGTACAAGGAGGTCTTAAAAACATCCTTAAGTTACAAAGGTGCTGAAAATCTAATGTACGTAGTGGGTGCTACAAAGGCGGAATACTTAAAGGAGATAAGACAAATTATCCCGGACAATTTTTTACTGGTGCCAGGTGTTGGAGCTCAAGGGGGCAGCTTACAGGATGTTTGCAAGTATGGGCTTAACAGTGATATCGGTTTATTGATAAACTCATCTAGAGGAATAATATATGCTTCCGGAGAAACGGACTATGCCGATGCCGCCAAACAGAATGCACAAGACCTTCAAATGCAAATGGAAAAAGAATTAGCCAAGGTTGGTTAA
- a CDS encoding DUF4197 domain-containing protein, which translates to MAKRMCLILTILFLSSCNELQQVVNQLPQGTVLSNEEIANGLKAALDKGVDQQVSKLAQTDGFFKNELVKILLPEELRKVDKTLRDIGLDNLADEGLRVLNRAAEDAVGEATPIFINAIKEITFTDAKSILLGDDKAATTYLINRTETELYNKFNPVIKSSFEKVGADKIWNSLINRYNAIPLTNDVNPDLTDYVTTKALDGVYTMIALEEKEIRTKVSSRTTDILRRVFAMQD; encoded by the coding sequence ATGGCTAAAAGAATGTGTCTCATACTAACAATACTTTTTTTATCCTCTTGCAACGAACTTCAGCAAGTGGTGAACCAACTACCCCAAGGGACAGTTTTAAGCAATGAGGAAATTGCAAATGGGTTAAAGGCAGCTTTGGATAAGGGGGTAGATCAGCAAGTAAGTAAACTTGCGCAGACCGATGGTTTCTTTAAAAATGAACTTGTAAAAATTCTGCTCCCGGAGGAGCTAAGAAAGGTAGACAAAACGTTGCGGGACATAGGATTGGACAATTTGGCGGATGAAGGGTTAAGAGTACTAAACCGTGCGGCCGAAGATGCCGTTGGTGAAGCTACGCCTATTTTCATCAATGCTATAAAGGAGATAACCTTTACCGATGCCAAATCCATTCTTCTTGGAGACGATAAGGCTGCAACAACGTATCTCATTAATCGTACGGAGACCGAATTGTACAATAAGTTCAATCCAGTTATAAAATCATCGTTTGAAAAGGTAGGTGCAGATAAAATATGGAATTCACTCATTAACAGATATAACGCCATTCCGCTAACCAATGACGTAAATCCAGATTTGACGGATTACGTAACAACAAAAGCCTTAGATGGGGTTTATACGATGATTGCCCTTGAGGAAAAAGAAATAAGGACAAAAGTTTCATCCCGAACTACGGATATATTGCGTAGAGTATTTGCGATGCAGGATTAA
- the purU gene encoding formyltetrahydrofolate deformylase gives MKTIILINCPDQPGIISSVTSFIHSKKGNIVYLDQHVDKPADVFFMRLESEFDQENFNLTKFKEIFEKELASPYNMSWSLHTSELKPKMALFVSKYNHCLYDLLSRFKSGELAVDIPFILSNHPDLHYVAQQFNVPFYHIPITKENREEAEQNQLDLLKRYKVDFIVLARYMQIVSEHLIGKFPNRIINIHHSFLPAFAGAKPYHAAFKRGVKIIGATSHYVTEELDAGPIIEQDVTAVSHTHSIADFISKGRDLEKIVLSRAVKLHILRKTMVYNNKTVIFS, from the coding sequence TTGAAAACTATTATTCTTATCAATTGCCCTGATCAGCCGGGCATAATTAGCTCCGTTACTAGCTTCATTCATTCAAAAAAAGGCAACATTGTTTACCTAGATCAACATGTGGATAAGCCTGCAGATGTTTTTTTTATGCGTTTGGAAAGTGAATTCGACCAAGAAAATTTCAATCTTACCAAATTCAAAGAAATTTTTGAGAAAGAATTGGCCAGTCCGTATAATATGAGTTGGAGCCTACATACGAGCGAGCTAAAACCTAAAATGGCGCTCTTCGTCTCAAAATATAATCACTGTTTATATGATCTACTGAGTAGGTTCAAGTCCGGAGAATTGGCCGTAGATATTCCTTTCATTCTAAGCAATCATCCAGATTTGCACTACGTAGCTCAGCAATTTAATGTACCGTTCTATCATATACCTATTACAAAAGAAAATAGGGAAGAAGCCGAGCAAAATCAGCTAGATTTATTAAAACGCTACAAAGTTGATTTCATTGTTTTAGCAAGGTACATGCAAATTGTAAGCGAGCATCTTATAGGTAAATTTCCGAACAGGATTATCAACATACACCATTCCTTTTTACCGGCTTTCGCAGGGGCTAAACCTTATCATGCGGCTTTTAAGAGAGGTGTTAAAATAATTGGAGCTACAAGTCACTATGTTACCGAAGAATTAGATGCGGGGCCTATCATTGAACAAGATGTAACAGCTGTTTCCCATACACATTCGATTGCAGATTTTATTAGTAAAGGCCGTGATCTTGAAAAAATTGTTCTGTCCAGGGCGGTAAAACTGCACATTTTAAGAAAAACAATGGTTTATAACAATAAAACGGTAATTTTCTCGTAA
- a CDS encoding SusD/RagB family nutrient-binding outer membrane lipoprotein — MKEIMKIKKLGFALVCILLIGSCETTELQVVESPNDLSPNQASVDFFLNQIQQMTAQIHSGEEGRNENGLSQFGMEPVRIQHGFGPTYRDMYNPSDFDRLWDNVYARALIDIRTMNPLAEEAEQFTHLAIGQVLEAYIMMSMVDFFGDIPYSEALIGSEGVLNPNVDSGESIYEAADALLLAALENFNKDELALPTNDLFYGGDESKWIRLANTMRLKLYLQTRLVNESESITVINNLIARNELVLDASDDFFFQWGTSNAAPDSRHPYFDANYDGAGPDSDFYTCNYYMDLMANQYGEPDPRIRYYFYRQQSDFSGADVVTKECVTQITTPSWWDADQPYCTVPNINGLNGYWGRNHLDDDGIPPDDAFRTLHGVYPVGGPFDDDSFRNVSGSGAVSEGLAGAGISPIMMSSYTYFMLAEAALELGTSGDARVYLENGIRASINKVISFGSSLAAGTSFVPSGGAIDAHVSEILSSYDSGSNTDKLRIIAEQYFIALWGNGIEAFNTYRRTGQPDNLTPGFVLQDSGTFLRSMWYPQTATDSNNNFTQKAAPDTPVFWDTNPEGFVK, encoded by the coding sequence ATGAAAGAAATAATGAAAATAAAAAAATTGGGTTTCGCCCTAGTATGCATACTACTTATCGGTAGTTGTGAAACCACTGAATTACAGGTGGTGGAAAGTCCCAACGACTTAAGTCCCAACCAAGCAAGTGTGGACTTTTTCCTAAATCAAATTCAACAAATGACCGCGCAAATTCATTCTGGTGAAGAAGGTAGAAATGAAAATGGACTAAGTCAGTTCGGAATGGAACCAGTGCGAATACAACATGGTTTTGGCCCAACTTACAGAGATATGTATAATCCATCGGATTTTGACAGACTATGGGATAATGTCTATGCTCGGGCACTTATAGATATCCGCACGATGAACCCATTGGCAGAAGAAGCTGAGCAGTTTACACATTTGGCCATTGGCCAAGTTCTTGAAGCTTACATAATGATGTCCATGGTTGATTTTTTTGGTGATATTCCCTATTCCGAAGCATTAATAGGCAGTGAAGGTGTTCTCAATCCTAATGTAGATTCCGGTGAATCTATTTATGAGGCCGCAGACGCTTTATTACTAGCTGCTTTGGAAAATTTTAATAAAGATGAGTTGGCCCTACCAACAAATGATCTTTTTTATGGTGGTGACGAAAGCAAGTGGATACGATTAGCGAATACGATGCGCTTGAAATTATATCTACAGACACGTTTGGTAAATGAATCTGAGTCCATTACGGTTATTAATAACTTGATAGCACGAAATGAGCTTGTTTTAGACGCATCTGACGATTTCTTTTTCCAATGGGGAACATCAAATGCAGCTCCAGACAGTAGGCATCCTTATTTTGATGCCAATTATGACGGAGCCGGACCTGATAGTGATTTTTATACATGTAATTACTACATGGATTTAATGGCAAATCAATATGGTGAACCAGACCCAAGAATAAGATATTACTTTTATCGCCAACAAAGTGATTTTTCCGGAGCAGACGTGGTTACGAAAGAATGTGTTACTCAGATAACTACGCCCTCGTGGTGGGATGCCGACCAACCATATTGCACCGTACCAAATATCAATGGTTTAAATGGCTATTGGGGTCGGAACCATTTGGACGATGACGGTATTCCGCCGGATGATGCTTTTAGGACTTTACATGGGGTCTATCCCGTTGGTGGGCCGTTTGATGACGATTCCTTCAGAAATGTATCTGGTTCAGGCGCTGTGTCTGAAGGACTCGCAGGTGCCGGTATTTCTCCGATTATGATGTCCTCTTACACCTACTTTATGTTGGCCGAAGCAGCTTTGGAATTAGGAACGAGTGGAGATGCAAGGGTCTATTTGGAGAATGGAATAAGAGCCTCCATCAACAAAGTAATTTCCTTTGGGTCTTCTTTAGCGGCAGGAACTTCTTTTGTTCCGTCTGGTGGAGCTATCGATGCTCATGTTTCTGAGATATTGTCCTCCTATGATAGTGGAAGCAATACGGATAAATTAAGAATTATCGCGGAGCAATATTTTATTGCTTTATGGGGAAATGGTATTGAGGCTTTCAATACATATAGAAGAACAGGACAACCGGACAACTTGACACCTGGTTTTGTCCTACAGGACTCAGGAACCTTCTTACGCTCCATGTGGTATCCCCAAACGGCTACGGACAGTAATAATAACTTCACCCAAAAAGCAGCTCCAGATACACCTGTGTTCTGGGATACTAATCCAGAAGGGTTTGTTAAGTAG